A stretch of the Odontesthes bonariensis isolate fOdoBon6 chromosome 5, fOdoBon6.hap1, whole genome shotgun sequence genome encodes the following:
- the mdc1 gene encoding mediator of DNA damage checkpoint protein 1 isoform X2, with the protein MDATQVISDSILESDEEQNEEENKNKGSRPMAKLCILKNPHIPETELPLFLGDNVLGRDPSTCRLPFPAPSVSKQHATICISVYKRRGCHSDVGMEALVWDLGSMNGTRKGRLKLTPNVRYALSEGDSLVVADIPCQYVSCAADSVFSQDDMRTPGSRNSGVKVRLPDALGEGWGGTSTGSKKYVSGGAKARVSLKRTPVSGSCLFFKQTPTQPQGTLVPQSDSDSDSERGGRGDKKRKALVSDSDSHKSSPSSCPSSCPSSVFLSPADKIIPESEDESPITPSSSSRNGSYRHVSFSTEERDLDVGQQQQEKKSSPAILGNCLKEEEREARGETNSKESRQHVKPESNIGLTGESPLSTSEVSKDAIPAFNMDSDTDVDGEDEEAESAGPLCSTANQQTDQPPNTVHFHMDSDTDVDEDDDVSDKAPKIIPSSNDTTKPPHVASVIHPEGITMDSDTDVDDDASLTDAAPTARATSFQDAHTADAASSVQRRDFHLDSDTDVDEEVEGNSETANKNSTKDETPIKSDTKLIVPECDPVAPRSLHLDSDTDDEAVPAPAIGEPSAPAAVTKSCATADAGADLDIMSDSDTDEEHDSPLGIPVAVSNLPGCPGTMSEALRSDSDANTDVDEPIVPPAGDRANPADLRVDSDTDVEDTEAEDHIPNMLGLLVPHLQNCSTPAQMSEKEAEEMETQAFISPSSGGFRQPVGLSSCSDSQVDDDFLVAETQSFIPQTRDCQTGMDPTKASAVASSGDNLDEQTSRGRSFHLGLSDSSHLQCQGGALATESTQAFVSVEMGVNLEETQAYVAVSTADRTSVENDSNLAATLSYGDDEELAGDSEMSEKEACVDLALEATQSYISEPYNDPEDDSDEHERQNAAVIETQPSGSPTSSTLAVAEPEPETNNPVSSVQQVKTITRAERKAEHGKAAQPQERHLAEDQAIAETQPLRASESEDSDDEDSFPGPRKRMAKPLQLEEEQTQPLTCPLPETQPMVFCEDDESDEEDSMLFPRKRKAKQLHLEEEETQRLTNSELTPAETQPLAVSEDEDTDSMPGPRKRKAKPLQFEDETQSLANSEVSAAETQPLSECEGEQTNKDGVQTHSVLTGEDKKNDKEDSIPGPQKRKAKRLHIEEDETHKHTDSELSAVEVQPVVTCEDKDVDSMSGQLKRQTQPLTTTEVSESPSKGRDEESDGEESRSRPQKRKAKRVHLEEGETQPLSNSEVCTAETPLKAKTPETSGVSLTKSRETRARLREGEEEPQCSIPPKRRSRMESKTLTNPRGRREKARSDDDTTEEQMKPVKQTRGRRNTRQQVDDDEDDERKSALNKSPIKEQKEEKLQEREAEKERRETAEQERLQAEDAERVKIELERIEREEREVKERLEREDKERLERERKEQEQRESLETAKREQEERLARERKEHQTRQEIEEREKLEKEKHLKESQENKEEKEKSKAPARGRGAAKRTIAAQRTAEPEQDATSVYNDFPARRTRSRSNSSNSVSSERSISGVNTQDSKGGGRGRGARRSSQTPKTTTVRSSRRRTTVAAEPTEHNSNDNRAQELLSRPNSDNSVSSEISSCSVNTQNRGRGGRQRGRGRKTEPVLGTLAPVISESNHSSTARGMRSRRTKGSSSEALHEDEKERPDSQQAGTSRGRQRANAGGSEPAASNDEGQLNQEEGLADQKSNLPQRNVRGRGQKAVKTETVGEPVAPAVSDGDAVGKQRKGRKYQLEANTGVDRSKVKERAQIKQTAEEGKEEIPSTVQVRRTSRASSTLAKNNAKESFPEEEVEDGEKMEVETPKKKATGRTSLVRRNTKEGLEESGTSATSVNQDANVEASEPQTPASVVSRKRHTPADFSPVAKSPRSSLASPAASGRLRVGGQAYKVLFTGVVDEEGERVLARLGGSMAKGVADMNCLVTDKVRRTVKFLCAVAKGIPVVTTDWLEKSGKAGSFLSPNAFVVADPEQEQKFSFRLQESLRTASTQRLLQGYEIHVTKSVKPEPVHMRDIISSSGATFLPKMPSSHKPQTVVISCEEDWRLCGPAVSASLPVVTAEFVLTGILQQKLDFHTYVLSPPAATGGRGRGRRKTNHI; encoded by the exons ATGGATGCTACTCAGGTGATCAGTGACTCAATCTTAGAGTCAGATGAGGAACAAAATGAAGAGGAGAATAAAAATAAGGGCAGTCGACCGATGGCTAAACTGTGCATCCTAAAAAACCCACACATCCCAGAGACAG AGTTGCCCCTCTTCTTGGGAGATAATGTGCTGGGCCGTGACCCCAGCACCTGCCGCCTGCCCTTTCCTGCACCCTCTGTGTCCAAGCAGCATGCGACCATCTGCATTTCTGTCTACAAGAGAAGAGGTTGTCACAGTGATGTGGGCATGGAGGCCTTGGTTTGGGATCTAGGAAGCATGAACGGGACCCGTAAAGGCCGCTTAAAACTGACTCCAAATGTACGCTATGCCCTCAGTGAAGGTGACAGCTTGGTGGTGGCAGACATCCCGTGCCAGTATGTGAGCTGCGCTGCAGACTCTGTCTTTTCTCAAGATGACATGAGGACCCCCGGGAGCAGAAATTCAGGAGTAAAGGTCAGGTTGCCAGATGCTTTAGGAGAGGGATGGGGTGGCACAAGCACTGGCAGCAAGAAGTATGTCAGTGGCGGTGCAAAGGCAAGGGTGTCGTTAAAGAGGACTCCTGTCAGCGGGAGTTGTCTGTTCTTTAAGCAAACTCCAACCCAGCCACAGGGGACCTTGGTCCCACAATCTGACTCTGATTCAGACAGCGAAAGAGGTGGAAGAggagacaaaaagaggaaagCCCTAG TGTCTGACTCCGACTCCCATAAATCCAGTCCCAGCTCTTGTCCCAGCTCTTGTCCCAGCTCTGTCTTCTTAAGTCCTGCAGACAAAATCATCCCTGAAAG TGAAGACGAAAGTCCCATTACTCCGTCCTCCTCCAGCAGAAACGGGTCATACAGACATGTCAGTTTCAGCACAGAGGAAAGGGATTTAGATGTGGGCCAACAGCAGCAAGAGAAAAAAAGTTCACCTGCAATACTGGGAAACTGTTTaaaggaagaagaaagagaagCACGAGGAGAAACAAATTCTAAAGAAAGTCGACAACATGTGAAGCCTGAAAGCAACATCGGTCTTACAGGTGAATCGCCTTTGTCTACATCAGAAGTGTCCAAAGATGCAATCCCTGCATTTAACATGGACAGTGACACTGATGTGGACGGAGAGGACGAAGAGGCGGAATCTGCTGGGCCTCTGTGCTCGACTGCAAACCAACAAACTGATCAACCCCCAAATACAGTCCATTTTCACATGGACAGTGACACAGATGTTGACGAGGATGATGACGTTTCAGACAAAGCTCCTAAGATTATTCCATCCTCAAATGACACGACCAAACCGCCCCATGTTGCTTCAGTTATTCACCCTGAAGGCATCACCATGGACAGTGACACTGACGTGGATGACGACGCCTCTTTGACAGATGCTGCCCCCACAGCCAGAGCCACATCATTCCAGGATGCACACACAGCTGACGCTGCTTCTTCAGTGCAGCGGAGAGACTTCCACTTAGACAGTGACACTGATGTCGACGAGGAAGTAGAGGGGAATAGTGAAACGGCAAACAAAAACTCTACAAAAGATGAAACGCCCATCAAATCGGATACAAAGCTTATTGTGCCGGAGTGTGACCCGGTTGCTCCTCGCAGCCTGCATCTAGACAGTGACACAGACGATGAAGCTGTCCCTGCCCCTGCCATCGGTGAACCCTCGGCACCTGCTGCTGTCACAAAATCATGCGCCACTGCAGATGCAGGCGCTGATTTGGATATTATGTCTGACAGTGACACAGACGAGGAGCATGATTCTCCTCTGGGTATACCCGTTGCTGTCTCAAACTTGCCAGGATGTCCTGGTACAATGTCAGAAGCTCTTAGGTCAGATTCTGATGCAAACACGGATGTGGATGAACCTATTGTGCCCCCTGCTGGAGACAGGGCCAATCCAGCTGACCTCAGAGTGGACAGTGACACCGATGTGGAGGATACGGAGGCAGAGGACCACATTCCAAATATGTTGGGGTTGCTGGTTCCCCACCTGCAGAACTGTTCTACCCCTGCACAGATGTCAG AAAAAGAAGCGGAAGAGATGGAGACTCAGGCTTTCATAAGCCCCTCTTCAGGTGGATTTAGAC AGCCTGTGGGATTGTCTTCCTGCTCAGACAGCCAGGTGGATGATGACTTTCTTGTGGCTGAGACGCAATCCTTCATTCCACAGACAAGAGATTGCCAGACGGGCATGGACCCAACCAAAGCCTCTGCAGTTGCGTCCTCTGGGGACAATTTAGATGAGCAGACCAGCAGAGGACGCTCTTTCCATCTGGGATTGTCTGACAGCAGCCACCTGCAATGTCAAGGCGGTGCTCTGGCCACGGAGAGCACCCAGGCTTTTGTCAGTGTGGAAATGGGAGTAAACCTGGAAGAGACTCAGGCATATGTAGCCGTATCAACTGCAGACAGAACCTCTGTGGAGAATGACTCCAACCTGGCAGCCACTCTGTCCTATGGAGACGATGAGGAGCTTGCCGGAGATTCggaaatgtctgaaaaagaagcTTGTGTAGATTTGGCTTTAGAAGCAACACAGTCTTATATTTCAGAGCCCTACAATGATCCAGAGGATGATTCAGATGAACATGAGAGACAAAATGCAGCTGTGATTGAGACTCAgccctcaggctctcccacctcATCAACACTTGCCGTAGCTGAACCCGAACCGGAAACAAATAATCCTGTTTCTTCTGTCCAACAAGTTAAGACCATAACACGGGCTGAAAGAAAAGCGGAACATGGGAAGGCAGCACAACCTCAGGAGAGGCACCTCGCTGAAGATCAGGCTATAGCTGAAACTCAGCCTTTACGCGCAAGTGAGAGTGAGGACAGCGATGATGAAGACTCATTTCCAGGTCCACGAAAAAGAATGGCAAAGCCACTGCAGCTTGAAGAGGAACAGACACAGCCCCTAACTTGTCCACTTCCTGAAACTCAGCCAATGGTTTTCTGTGAAGATGATGAAAGTGATGAGGAAGATTCAATGCTATTCCCACGAAAAAGAAAAGCGAAGCAGCTCCATCTTGAAGAAGAAGAGACGCAACGGCTCACAAATTCTGAACTCACTCCTGCTGAAACTCAACCATTGGCTGTAAGTGAGGATGAAGACACGGACTCAATGCCAGGCCCacgaaaaagaaaagcaaagccACTACAATTTGAAGATGAGACACAGTCACTCGCTAACTCTGAAGTGTCTGCTGCTGAAACTCAGCCTTTGAGCGAATGTGAGGGGGAGCAAACAAACAAGGATGGTGTTCAAACTCATTCAGTACTGACAggtgaagataagaaaaatgATAAGGAGGACTCAATTCCAGgtccacaaaaaagaaaagctaaacGACTTCATATTGAAGAAGATGAAACGCACAAGCACACAGATTCTGAACTCTCCGCTGTTGAAGTGCAGCCGGTGGTTACATGTGAAGATAAAGATGTAGACTCAATGTCAGGCCAACTAAAAAGACAGACACAGCCCCTCACTACTACTGAAGTCTCTGAAAGTCCATCAAAAGGGAGAGATGAGGAAAGTGATGGGGAAGAGTCGCGGTCACgtccacaaaaaagaaaagcaaagcgGGTTCATCTTGAAGAAGGGGAGACTCAACCACTCTCAAACTCTGAAGTCTGCACTGCTGAAACTCCCTTGAAAGCAAAAACTCCTGAAACTAGTGGAGTCAGTCTTACAAAGTCAAGAGAGACGAGGGCAAGATTAAGAGAAGGGGAAGAGGAGCCACAGTGTTCTATACCTCCAAAGAGACGGTCAAGAATGGAAAGTAAAACGCTGACTAATCCaagaggaaggagagaaaagGCTAGGTCTGATGATGATACCACTGAGGAGCAGATGAAGCCAGTTAAGCAGACAAGAGGGAGAAGAAATACAAGACAACAGGTAGATGACGATGAAGATGATGAAAGGAAGAGTGCCTTAAATAAGAGCCCGATAAAGgaacaaaaagaagagaaactGCAAGAGAGAGAAGCTGAGAAGGAGAGAAGGGAGACTGCAGAACAAGAAAGACTGCAGGCTGAAGATGCTGAGAGAGTGAAAATTGAGCTGGAGAGAATAGAGAGGGAAGAAAGGGAAGTGAAGGAAAGGTTGGAAAGAGAGGACAAAGAAAGAttagaaagggaaagaaaggaacAGGAGCAAAGAGAGAGTTTGGAAACAGCAAAGAGGGAACAAGAAGAGAGACTCGCAAGGGAGAGGAAAGAACACCAAACTAGGCAGGAAATagaagaaagagagaaactggagaaagaaaaacacttgaAGGAGTCACAAGAGAACAAGGAGGAAAAAGAGAAGTCCAAAGCTCCTGCAAGAGGTCGAGGAGCAGCCAAAAGAACGATCGCTGCCCAACGCACAGCAGAGCCGGAACAAGACGCAACCTCCGTTTACAATGATTTCCCAGCAAGGAGAACAAGATCTCGCTCAAACTCCTCCAACTCGGTCAGCTCAGAGAGGTCTATCTCAGGTGTCAACACCCAGGATAGCAAGGGGGGAGGCCGAGGGAGAGGAGCAAGGAGGAGCAGTCAGACACCCAAGACAACCACTGTGAGAAGCAGCCGCCGAAGGACGACGGTGGCTGCTGAGCCAACAGAGCACAACAGTAATGATAACCGCGCTCAGGAACTCCTCTCCAGGCCAAATTCAGACAACTCTGTCAGCTCTGAGATTTCCAGCTGCAGTGTGAACACTCAAAACAGAGGACGAGGAGGTAGGCAGCGAGGAAGAGGGAGGAAAACAGAGCCTGTCCTGGGTACCCTTGCTCCTGTTATTAGTGAGAGCAATCACAGTTCTACAGCGAGGGGCATGAGGAGCAGGAGGACAAAGGGGTCCTCCAGTGAGGCTCTCCATGAGGACGAGAAAGAGAGGCCAGACTCTCAGCAAGCTGGCACCAGTAGGGGGCGGCAGCGAGCCAATGCAGGTGGATCTGAACCTGCAGCTTCAAATGATGAGGGACAGTTAAATCAAGAAGAGGGACTTGCTGATCAGAAATCAAATCTTCCTCAGAGGAATGTCCGGGGCAGAGGCCAAAAAGCAGTAAAGACTGAAACTGTGGGGGAGCCAGTGGCTCCGGCAGTCAGTGATGGTGATGCTGTTggcaaacaaagaaaaggaaggAAGTATCAGTTGGAGGCAAATACTGGAGTGGATAGATCCAAAGTAAAAGAGAGggcacaaataaaacaaacagcagaggaaggaaaggaagagATTCCTTCTACTGTCCAAGTAAGGAGAACAAGTAGAGCATCCAGCACTCTGGCAAAGAATAATGCAAAAGAATCTTTTCCTGAAGAGGAAGTGGAAGATGGTGAGAAAATGGAGGTGGAGACTCCTAAGAAGAAAGCCACAGGTCGAACATCTTTGGTCCGGAGAAATACAAAAGAGGGGCTGGAAGAAAGCGGAACATCTGCAACTTCTGTGAACCAGGATGCAAATGTGGAGGCGTCAGAG CCACAGACGCCAGCCAGCGTTGTTTCCCGGAAGCGACACACACCCGCAGACTTCTCTCCCGTGGCAAAatctcctcgctcctctttgGCTTCCCCAGCAGCGAGTGGTCGACTACGAGTTGGAGGCCAGGCCTACAAG GTGCTGTTCACAGGGGTGGTGGACGAAGAAGGGGAACGAGTGCTGGCTCGTTTAGGAGGCAGCATGGCTAAAGGCGTGGCAGACATGAACTGTCTTGTGACCGATAAGGTGCGAAGGACAGTCAAATTCCTGTGCGCTGTGGCCAAAGGAATCCCAGTTGTCACAACAGACTGGCTGGAAAAG AGTGGTAAAGCTGGGAGCTTCCTTTCTCCCAACGCATTTGTTGTTGCGGACccagagcaggagcagaagtTCAGTTTCCGCCTGCAGGAATCTCTGAGGACTGCAAGCACTCAGCGTCTCCTACAG GGTTATGAGATCCATGTCACAAAGTCTGTAAAGCCAGAGCCCGTTCACATGAGAGACATCATTTCCTCCAGTGGAGCGACCTTCCTACCAAAGATGCCTTCGTCTCATAAG CCTCAGACCGTAGTGATTTCCTGCGAGGAGGACTGGCGGCTGTGTGGCCCCGCCGTGTCTGCGTCCCTCCCCGTCGTCACAGCTGAGTTCGTTCTCACAGGGATCCTGCAGCAGAAACTTGATTTTCACACATATGTGCTCTCTCCCCCCGCAGCTACAGGGGGCCGAGGAAGAGGCCGGAGGAAGACTAACCACATATAA